In the genome of Xanthomonas hortorum pv. pelargonii, the window CTCAATGCCAAGTCGGTGGAAGACACCGCGTTCTATCGGCACGGCGTGCTGCTGTCGCGCAACGAGGTCGGCAGCCATCCGACCCACTTCGCCAATGAAGCGGCCGAGTTCCATGCGCAGAATCAAGAGCGCGCCAAACATTTCCCACGCGCGCTGCTGGCCACCGCCACGCACGACCACAAGCGCGGCGAAGACCTGCGCATGCGGTTGGCGGTGGTCTCAGAGCAGCCGCGTTGGTGGATCGAGCAGAGCACCCAGTTCGATGCCTTGTCCGAGACACTGGAATCGCCGGCATTGGCCGGTGGCGACCAGCAGATGCTGTGGCAGACCCTGGTCGCCGCCTGGCCGATCGGCCTGGGCGCCGATCAGACCGAACCGCTGGCCGCCTACGCCGAGCGCATCGCGCAGTGGCTGCTCAAGGCAGTGCGCGAGGCCAAGTTGCACACCAGTTGGACCGATGGCTCGCCAGCCTACGAACAGGCCGTGCAAGCCACCGTGGAGCAGGTGTTGTGCAGCCGCGCCGGGCTGCCGCTGCGGCGTGCGCTGCTGCGCGCCAGCAACCACATCGCCGCCGCCGGCGCGCGCAATGCGCTGGTGCAAACCACGTTGCGCCTGACCGTGCCGGGCGTGCCCGATCTCTATCAGGGCACCGAAGGCTGGGATCTGTCGCTGGTGGATCCGGACAATCGCCGCCCGGTCGATTACGCGCAGCGCCAGCAATGGCTGGCGCAGGCGCGCGACTGGAACACGCTGCTGCGCAGCTGGCGCGATGGCGCGGTCAAGGCGCGTCTCACCGCGCTGCTGTTGCAGCTGCGTGCCGAACATCCGGCGTTGTTCGCGCAGGGTGACTATCAGCCGCTCAACGTGGCGGTCAGTGGCGATGCGCAGGTGCTGGCGTTCCGTCGTCAGTACCGCGGCCAGTCGCTGGTGGTGGCGGTCATGCGACTGGGTGCCGGTGACCAGACCGAGGGCGATCTGCCGTTGCTGGTGCCGCCGGCACGTTGGGGTCAGGCGGCGTTGGCATTGCCGCAAGGTACATACCGTAATGTGCTCGATGGCAGCACGTTGCAGCCGCAGCAAGGCCGCCTGGCGCTATCCACGCTGTTTGCACGCGCGCCGGTGGCAGTGTTGACGACCCCCTAAGAGAACGTACGCAATGAACGACACGGAACGGCAGGCACGACTTCGCCAGTTGGCACAGGAGATCTGGGAGGCCGAAGGCCGCCCGGACGGGCATGCGGCCCGTCATTGGGCCATGGCCGAGCGCCTGGTGGACGCCGAAGAACGCGCCGCCGAACAGGCCAACCCGCCCGTCACTGCACGTCAGTAACGGTGCCTCTGTCATCTTGCATGGTGCACCCTGCTGGCGGCGCCATGCAGGGTTGAACGTGCACCCGCACGCATTCGTATTCGCTCACTGGTTTTGAGTTCACCGTTTTCAGGAGTTACCGATGGCCACTCGCAAGTTCACGCAACGCTCGCGCATCCGCGAAGGCCGTCCCAATCCGCTCGGCGCCACCTGGGACGGGTTGGGCGTCAACTTCGCGTTGTACTCGCGCAACGCCACCCGCGTGGAACTGTGTCTGTTCGACGAGCGTGGCCGCGAGCAGGAGCGCCTGGCGCTGCCCGAATACACCGATGAGGTCTGGCACGGCTATCTGCCCGATGCACGCCCCGGCCAGTTGTACGGCTACCGTGTACACGGGCCTTACGCGCCAGATGCCGGTCATCGTTTCAACCACAACAAATTGCTGCTGGACCCGTATGCCAAGCAGATCGTCGGCGAGCTCAAATGGGCGCCGCATCTGTTCGGCTACACCATCGGCCATCGCGACAAGGATTTGAGTTTCGATCGTCGCGACAGTGCCGCGTTCATGCCCAAATCCGCCGTGATCGACCCGGCCTTCACCTGGGGCCAGGATCGCCCGCCGCAGACGCCATGGAATCGCACGGTGATCTACGAGGCGCATGTGCGCGGGCTGAGCATGCTGCACCCGGCAGTGCCGCCGGAAGATCGCGGCACGTTCTCGGCCCTGAAGACCGACGAGTTGATCGACCATATCAGCTCGCTCGGCGTCACCGCGGTGGAACTGCTCCCCGTGCACGCCTTCGTCGACGATCAGTACCTGCTGGAAAAAGGCCTGCGCAATTACTGGGGCTACAACACGCTGGGCTTCTTCGCGCCGCAGGCGCGCTACATGTCCACGCGGACCGTGGCCGAGTTCAAGCAGATGGTGGCGCGCCTGCATCACGCCGGGCTGGAAGTGCTGCTGGACGTGGTCTACAACCACACTGCCGAAGGCAACGAACTCGGGCCAACGCTCTCGTTCAAGGGCATCGACAACGCCAGCTACTACCGCCTGGCCGACGATCGCCGCTTCTACATTAACGACACCGGTACCGGCAACACCTTCGATCTGACCAACGTCGGCGCATTGCGCATGGTGATGGATTCGCTGCGTTACTGGGTGCAGGAAATGCATGTCGACGGCTTCCGTTTCGACCTGGCCAGCATCCTCGGGCGCGAGCGTTATGGCTTCGACCCCTCGGGCAGCTTTCTCGATGCGGTGCGCCAGGATCCCGTGCTGAGCCAGACCAAGTTGATCGCCGAGCCGTGGGATATCGGCCCGGGTGGTTATCAGGTCGGCAATTTCCCGCCGGGCTGGGTGGAATGGAACGACAAGTTCCGCGACAACGTGCGCGCGTTCTGGCGCGGCGACGGTGGGCAGCTGGCCGAATTGGCCACACGCCTCACCGGCTCGGCCGATCTGTTCAATCACAGCGGTCGCCGCCCCACCGCATCGGTCAATTTCGTCACCGCGCACGATGGGTTCACCCTGCGCGATCTGGTCAGCTACGAGGGCAAGCACAACTTTGCCAACGGCGAAGAGGGCAGGGACGGGAGCGACCACAATATCTCGGCCAATTACGGCGTCGAAGGCGACACCAACGACCCGGCGATCAAGCAGCTGCGGCGTCAGCAGATGCGCAATCTGCTCGCCACGCTGTTGCTCTCGCAAGGCACGCCCATGCTGCTGGCCGGCGATGAATTCGGCCACAGCCAGAACGGCAACAACAATGCGTATTGCCAGGACAACGAACTGACCTGGATCGACTGGACGGCTGCCAGCAAGGCTGCCGCCGCCGATCAGGCCGCATTCGTGCGCAGGCTGATCCGCATCCGCCAGCGTTACCCGCTGCTGCATCGCGCACGTTTCTTCGATGGCAAGTTCGATGAAGCGCTGGGCCTGCGCGATCTCACCTGGCTGGCGCCCAACGGCAACGAGATGGACGAAGCCGGTTGGCACGACCCGGAAGCGCGTGCGCTGATGCTGCGCCTGGATGGCCGCTCGCCGACCACCGGCCTGCGCGAGATCGCCGCCAACGTGAGCTTGCTGATGTTGATCAATGCCGCCGCCACCAGCGTGACATTCACGCTGCCGGCGATGCACGACGAACATTGGCGCGTGCTGGTCGACACCGCACGCCACGGCGGCCGCGTGGTGGCCGGTGGCAGCGAATGGAAGGCGCCAGCGCACTCGTTGACCTTGCTGGCGGTGGAGCGCGATCGCATCGCCAGCAGTGCGCGCATCGTCTCCGAGGGCGCACGCTGATGGCAGGAGCGCACTGATGGACGTG includes:
- a CDS encoding DUF2934 domain-containing protein, producing MNDTERQARLRQLAQEIWEAEGRPDGHAARHWAMAERLVDAEERAAEQANPPVTARQ
- the glgX gene encoding glycogen debranching protein GlgX, giving the protein MATRKFTQRSRIREGRPNPLGATWDGLGVNFALYSRNATRVELCLFDERGREQERLALPEYTDEVWHGYLPDARPGQLYGYRVHGPYAPDAGHRFNHNKLLLDPYAKQIVGELKWAPHLFGYTIGHRDKDLSFDRRDSAAFMPKSAVIDPAFTWGQDRPPQTPWNRTVIYEAHVRGLSMLHPAVPPEDRGTFSALKTDELIDHISSLGVTAVELLPVHAFVDDQYLLEKGLRNYWGYNTLGFFAPQARYMSTRTVAEFKQMVARLHHAGLEVLLDVVYNHTAEGNELGPTLSFKGIDNASYYRLADDRRFYINDTGTGNTFDLTNVGALRMVMDSLRYWVQEMHVDGFRFDLASILGRERYGFDPSGSFLDAVRQDPVLSQTKLIAEPWDIGPGGYQVGNFPPGWVEWNDKFRDNVRAFWRGDGGQLAELATRLTGSADLFNHSGRRPTASVNFVTAHDGFTLRDLVSYEGKHNFANGEEGRDGSDHNISANYGVEGDTNDPAIKQLRRQQMRNLLATLLLSQGTPMLLAGDEFGHSQNGNNNAYCQDNELTWIDWTAASKAAAADQAAFVRRLIRIRQRYPLLHRARFFDGKFDEALGLRDLTWLAPNGNEMDEAGWHDPEARALMLRLDGRSPTTGLREIAANVSLLMLINAAATSVTFTLPAMHDEHWRVLVDTARHGGRVVAGGSEWKAPAHSLTLLAVERDRIASSARIVSEGAR